One segment of Panicum virgatum strain AP13 chromosome 1K, P.virgatum_v5, whole genome shotgun sequence DNA contains the following:
- the LOC120644595 gene encoding UDP-glucuronate 4-epimerase 1-like, protein MRVLEDDLFPSTPGKVKIERAGTMNRQLHRCFASTSTMFLWALFLVAMTASYLSFQSFVDTSSKYFAASWGGLHWERQIRASAAPRRPPGSADGAGMSVLVTGAAGFVGTHCSLALRKRGDGVVGVDNFNAYYDPSLKKARKALLSSHGVFVVEGDINDGRLLAKLFDVVPFTHVLHLAAQAGVRYAMENPASYVHSNIAGLVTLLEACKDADPQPAIVWASSSSVYGLNDKVPFSERDRTDQPASLYAATKKAGEEITHTYNHIYGLSITGLRFFTVYGPWGRPDMAYFSFTRNILQGKPITVYRGKDHVDLARDFTYIDDIVKGCLGSLDTAGKSTGTGGKKRGPAPYRIFNLGNTSPVTVPNLVSILEKHLRVKAKKNVVEMPGNGDVPFTHANISLAREQLGYKPTTNLDVGLKKFVKWYLSYYGYTRGSKNFRQ, encoded by the coding sequence ATGCGGGTGCTGGAGGACGACCTCTTCCCCTCCACCCCcggcaaggtcaagatcgagaGGGCGGGCACCATGAACCGGCAGCTGCACCGCTGCTTCGCCTCCACCAGCACCATGTTCCTGTGGGCGCTCTTCCTCGTCGCCATGACCGCCTCCTACCTCAGCTTCCAGTCCTTCGTCGACACCTCCTCCAAGTACTTCGCCGCCTCCTGGGGCGGGCTGCACTGGGAGCGGCAGATCCGAGCGTCCGCCGcgccgaggaggccgccgggCTCGGCGGACGGGGCGGGGATGTCGGTGCTGGTGaccggcgccgccggcttcgTCGGCACGCACTGCTCGCTCGCGCTCCGCAaacgcggcgacggcgtcgtcggcgtcgaCAACTTCAATGCCTACTACGACCCCTCGCTCAAGAAGGCCCGCAAGGCGCTGCTCTCCTCGCATGGGGTGTTCGTCGTCGAGGGCGACATCAACGACGGCCGCCTCCTGGCCAAGCTCTTCGACGTCGTGCCCTTCACGCACGtgctccacctcgccgcgcaGGCCGGCGTGCGCTACGCCATGGAGAACCCGGCGTCCTACGTGCACTCCAACATCGCCGGCCTCGTCACGCTCCTCGAGGCCTGCAAGGACGCCGACCCGCAGCCGGCCATCGTCtgggcgtcctcctcctccgtctACGGCCTCAACGACAAGGTCCCCTTCTCGGAGCGCGACCGCACCGATCAGCCGGCGTCGCTGTACGCGGCGACCAAGAAGGCCGGCGAGGAGATCACGCACACGTACAACCACATCTACGGCCTCTCCATCACCGGCCTCCGCTTCTTCACCGTGTACGGGCCCTGGGGACGGCCGGACATGGCCTACTTCTCTTTCACCCGCAACATCCTGCAGGGGAAGCCCATCACGGTGTACCGCGGCAAGGACCACGTCGACCTGGCCCGTGACTTCACCTACATCGACGACATCGTCAAGGGCTGCCTCGGCTCCCTGGACACGGCCGGCAAGAGCACGGGCACCGGCGGCAAGAAGCGCGGCCCGGCGCCCTACAGGATCTTCAACCTCGGCAACACCTCGCCCGTGACGGTGCCCAACCTGGTGTCCATCCTGGAGAAGCACCTCCGCGTGAAGGCGAAGAAGAACGTGGTCGAGATGCCCGGCAATGGCGACGTGCCCTTCACCCACGCCAACATCTCCCTCGCCAGGGAACAGCTCGGGTACAAGCCGACCACCAACCTCGACGTTGGCCTCAAGAAGTTCGTCAAGTGGTACCTGTCCTACTACGGCTACACCAGGGGATCCAAGAACTTTCGGCAATAG
- the LOC120644601 gene encoding serine/threonine-protein kinase BLUS1-like isoform X2 → MTGSGEKAAAGGGSERRKYPIHVDDYELYEEIGQGVSAIVYRALCKPLDEVVAVKVLDFERTNSDLNNIMREAQTMILIDHPNVVKAHCSFTKDQTLWVIMPYMAGGSFLHIMKSVHPTGFEEAVIATVLREVLRGLEYLHHHGHIHRDVKAGNILVDSRGGIKLGDFGVSACLFDSGDRQRARNTFVGTPCWMAPEVMEQLHGYDFRADIWSFGITALELAHGHAPFSKYPPMKVLLMTLQNAPPGLDYERDKKFSRNFKQMIAMCLVKDPSKRPSAKKLLKQPFFKQARSSDFITRKLLEGLPGLGARYQALKEKDESLMAQKKMSDGKKEEISQDEYKRGISSWTFDMDDLRSQASLGTECEDSISCKDSDASFFDLDSLQEQAPEGPNMSRDFSMKYDVDMENDVITNDKSIVSSPDQTACLLRNASMRGMPINGLVKKDNCMESNDLECQERHPDIIPTSSLHERKFSLSSCSSDGLLSSKESSKLQSNIHNRDKGNGAPWHVSDDISPDAAPKLHKSAEDHDDRSKPPLIRGRFKVIPGHVDFDKAQSPGLQKCHSMQEQILHAMKQLSGCDMASPGVPSMASPCIPSTSRSTSPSASISVDRSMLEAAHEKEKELMNEILELQWRLLCTQDEVQRLKAKAAQI, encoded by the exons ATGACGGGGTCGGGGGaaaaggcggcggccggcgggggatCGGAGAGGCGCAAGTACCCGATCCACGTGGACGACTACGAGCTGTACGAGGAGATCGGGCAGGGCGTCAGCGCCATCGTGTACCGCGCGCTCTGCAAGCCGCTGGATGAGGTCGTCGCCGTCAAGGTGCTCGACTTCGAGCGCACTAACAGCGATCTG AACAACATCATGCGTGAAGCTCAGACTATGATTCTCATAGACCACCCTAACGTTGTCAAGGCCCATTGTTCATTTACAAAGGATCAAACGTTATGGGTGATCATGCCATACATGGCTGGAGGGTCTTTTCTTCACATAATGAAATCAGTCCATCCTACTGGTTTCGAGGAAGCGGTCATTGCCACGGTGCTTCGTGAAGTCCTGAGAGGTTTAGAGTATCTTCACCATCATGGGCATATACATCGAGATGTGAAG GCAGGAAATATTCTAGTAGATTCTCGGGGTGGAATTAAGCTTGGGGATTTTGGAGTCTCTGCTTGCCTTTTTGATTCTGGTGATAGGCAGAGGGCCAGGAATACTTTTGTGGGAACTCCTTGCTG GATGGCTCCCGAGGTTATGGAGCAGCTACATGGATATGATTTCAG AGCAGACATTTGGTCCTTTGGAATTACTGCACTTGAACTTGCCCATGGTCATGCTCCTTTCTCAAAGTACCCCCCTATGAAG GTCTTGCTTATGACGCTTCAGAATGCTCCTCCGGGTCTTGACTATGAGAGAGATAAGAAATTCTCGAGG AACTTCAAGCAAATGATTGCTATGTGTTTGGTAAAAGACCCTTCAAAGAGGCCTTCAGCAAAAAAGTTGTTGAAGCAACCCTTTTTCAAGCAAGCTCGTTCCTCCGATTTCATCACTCGAAAGCTTTTGGAAGGATTACCTGGCCTTGGTGCCAGATATCAAGCTTTGAAG GAAAAGGATGAAAGTTTAATGGCTCAAAAGAAAATGTCTGatggaaagaaagaagaaatcTCACAG GATGAATACAAAAGGGGTATTAGCAGCTGGACCTTTGACATGGATGACCTGAGATCCCAAGCTTCATTG GGCACAGAATGTGAAGACAGTATATCATGCAAAGATTCAGACGCATCTTTCTTTGACTTGGACAGCTTGCAGGAGCAAGCACCAGAAGGGCCTAATATGTCAAGAGATTTCTCAATGAAGTATGATGTTGACATG GAAAATGATGTTATAACCAATGATAAGTCAATTGTTTCATCCCCTGATCAGACTGCCTGCTTGTTAAG GAATGCTTCTATGCGTGGGATGCCCATAAATGGACTTGTCAAGAAAGACAATTGCATGGAAAGCAATGATTTGGAATGCCAAGAGAGACATCCAGACATTATTCCAACTAGCTCACTCCATGAAAGGAAATTTTCTCTTAGTTCTTGTTCATCAGATGGACTCCTTTCATCCAAAGAGAG CTCTAAACTGCAAAGTAACATTCATAACCGTGACAAGGGTAATGGAGCGCCCTGGCATGTATCAGATGACATATCTCCTGATGCTGCTCCTAAGTTACATAAATCAGCAG AGGACCATGACGATAGATCGAAACCTCCACTTATAAGAGGTCGATTTAAAGTTATACCTGGGCATGTTGACTTTGATAAG GCTCAATCACCTGGCCTACAAAAGTGTCACAGCATGCAG GAGCAAATACTTCACGCGATGAAGCAGTTAAGTGGTTGTGACATGGCTTCGCCAGGAGTACCTTCTATGGCTTCACcgtgtatcccttccacaagcCGCTCAACATCTCCATCAGCTTCAATATCAGTTGACAGATCCATG TTGGAAGCTGCACATGAAAAGGAGAAAGAGCTAATGAATGAGATATTGGAGTTGCAATGGCG GTTATTGTGTACACAAGATGAGGTGCAGAGGCTTAAAGCAAAGGCAGCGCAG ATCTGA
- the LOC120644601 gene encoding serine/threonine-protein kinase BLUS1-like isoform X1, which yields MTGSGEKAAAGGGSERRKYPIHVDDYELYEEIGQGVSAIVYRALCKPLDEVVAVKVLDFERTNSDLNNIMREAQTMILIDHPNVVKAHCSFTKDQTLWVIMPYMAGGSFLHIMKSVHPTGFEEAVIATVLREVLRGLEYLHHHGHIHRDVKAGNILVDSRGGIKLGDFGVSACLFDSGDRQRARNTFVGTPCWMAPEVMEQLHGYDFRADIWSFGITALELAHGHAPFSKYPPMKVLLMTLQNAPPGLDYERDKKFSRNFKQMIAMCLVKDPSKRPSAKKLLKQPFFKQARSSDFITRKLLEGLPGLGARYQALKEKDESLMAQKKMSDGKKEEISQDEYKRGISSWTFDMDDLRSQASLGTECEDSISCKDSDASFFDLDSLQEQAPEGPNMSRDFSMKYDVDMENDVITNDKSIVSSPDQTACLLRNASMRGMPINGLVKKDNCMESNDLECQERHPDIIPTSSLHERKFSLSSCSSDGLLSSKESSKLQSNIHNRDKGNGAPWHVSDDISPDAAPKLHKSAEDHDDRSKPPLIRGRFKVIPGHVDFDKAQSPGLQKCHSMQTISRLPSLSIPSSAEAASSIIGGSIYMQLYSVLQTNMLQREQILHAMKQLSGCDMASPGVPSMASPCIPSTSRSTSPSASISVDRSMLEAAHEKEKELMNEILELQWRLLCTQDEVQRLKAKAAQI from the exons ATGACGGGGTCGGGGGaaaaggcggcggccggcgggggatCGGAGAGGCGCAAGTACCCGATCCACGTGGACGACTACGAGCTGTACGAGGAGATCGGGCAGGGCGTCAGCGCCATCGTGTACCGCGCGCTCTGCAAGCCGCTGGATGAGGTCGTCGCCGTCAAGGTGCTCGACTTCGAGCGCACTAACAGCGATCTG AACAACATCATGCGTGAAGCTCAGACTATGATTCTCATAGACCACCCTAACGTTGTCAAGGCCCATTGTTCATTTACAAAGGATCAAACGTTATGGGTGATCATGCCATACATGGCTGGAGGGTCTTTTCTTCACATAATGAAATCAGTCCATCCTACTGGTTTCGAGGAAGCGGTCATTGCCACGGTGCTTCGTGAAGTCCTGAGAGGTTTAGAGTATCTTCACCATCATGGGCATATACATCGAGATGTGAAG GCAGGAAATATTCTAGTAGATTCTCGGGGTGGAATTAAGCTTGGGGATTTTGGAGTCTCTGCTTGCCTTTTTGATTCTGGTGATAGGCAGAGGGCCAGGAATACTTTTGTGGGAACTCCTTGCTG GATGGCTCCCGAGGTTATGGAGCAGCTACATGGATATGATTTCAG AGCAGACATTTGGTCCTTTGGAATTACTGCACTTGAACTTGCCCATGGTCATGCTCCTTTCTCAAAGTACCCCCCTATGAAG GTCTTGCTTATGACGCTTCAGAATGCTCCTCCGGGTCTTGACTATGAGAGAGATAAGAAATTCTCGAGG AACTTCAAGCAAATGATTGCTATGTGTTTGGTAAAAGACCCTTCAAAGAGGCCTTCAGCAAAAAAGTTGTTGAAGCAACCCTTTTTCAAGCAAGCTCGTTCCTCCGATTTCATCACTCGAAAGCTTTTGGAAGGATTACCTGGCCTTGGTGCCAGATATCAAGCTTTGAAG GAAAAGGATGAAAGTTTAATGGCTCAAAAGAAAATGTCTGatggaaagaaagaagaaatcTCACAG GATGAATACAAAAGGGGTATTAGCAGCTGGACCTTTGACATGGATGACCTGAGATCCCAAGCTTCATTG GGCACAGAATGTGAAGACAGTATATCATGCAAAGATTCAGACGCATCTTTCTTTGACTTGGACAGCTTGCAGGAGCAAGCACCAGAAGGGCCTAATATGTCAAGAGATTTCTCAATGAAGTATGATGTTGACATG GAAAATGATGTTATAACCAATGATAAGTCAATTGTTTCATCCCCTGATCAGACTGCCTGCTTGTTAAG GAATGCTTCTATGCGTGGGATGCCCATAAATGGACTTGTCAAGAAAGACAATTGCATGGAAAGCAATGATTTGGAATGCCAAGAGAGACATCCAGACATTATTCCAACTAGCTCACTCCATGAAAGGAAATTTTCTCTTAGTTCTTGTTCATCAGATGGACTCCTTTCATCCAAAGAGAG CTCTAAACTGCAAAGTAACATTCATAACCGTGACAAGGGTAATGGAGCGCCCTGGCATGTATCAGATGACATATCTCCTGATGCTGCTCCTAAGTTACATAAATCAGCAG AGGACCATGACGATAGATCGAAACCTCCACTTATAAGAGGTCGATTTAAAGTTATACCTGGGCATGTTGACTTTGATAAG GCTCAATCACCTGGCCTACAAAAGTGTCACAGCATGCAG ACAATTTCTCGCCTTCCATCTTTAAGTATCCCATCTTCTGCAGAAGCAGCATCAAGCATTATTGGTGGCTCCATTTACATGCAACTATATAGCGTTCTTCAGACAAATATGCTTCAGAGG GAGCAAATACTTCACGCGATGAAGCAGTTAAGTGGTTGTGACATGGCTTCGCCAGGAGTACCTTCTATGGCTTCACcgtgtatcccttccacaagcCGCTCAACATCTCCATCAGCTTCAATATCAGTTGACAGATCCATG TTGGAAGCTGCACATGAAAAGGAGAAAGAGCTAATGAATGAGATATTGGAGTTGCAATGGCG GTTATTGTGTACACAAGATGAGGTGCAGAGGCTTAAAGCAAAGGCAGCGCAG ATCTGA
- the LOC120644625 gene encoding autophagy-related protein 18b-like, with protein MASSSAPSQVICASFNQDNSLFSVGTKEGVKIFDSRNGRLCFENNLGGLNIVEMLFGTSLLAIVGTGEQRAMSPRRLCLFNTKTRQSKRDLNFKTSILAVRLNMKRLVVVLQDRTFVYDLNSTTILEEIETVPNTKGLCAFAPNSEECYLALPASTSKGSALVYKTSQPELICQIDAHQAPLAAMVFSSNGMYLATASEKGTMVRVHLVTQATKSHSFRRGTYPSTIYSLAFSPSVDLPDVLVATSSSGSLHLFFLDAARNGRRQANILLSSVIPGSVTDALDPANHHVIHNVVPADIKSCLAVQSVENSQNSSKLPALKTVIYIVTQDGYFREYVIGTTKSNESSWSLEREFNFLDAGLSGLKHNEQHTD; from the exons ATGGCGAGCAGCTCGGCTCCGTCGCAGGTCATCTGCGCCTCCTTCAATCAGGACAACAG CTTGTTTTCTGTGGGGACGAAGGAAGGCGTCAAGATCTTCGACTCCCGTAATGGGAGGCTCTGCTTTGAAAACA ATCTTGGGGGATTAAACATTGTGGAAATGCTATTTGGCACAAGCCTTCTTGCCATTGTCGGAACTGGTGAACAG CGTGCAATGTCTCCTCGCCGTCTCTGCTTGTTCAATACCAAAACAAGACAATCAAAGAGAGATCTGAACTTTAAGACTTCAATTTTGGCTGTTCGATTAAATATGAAGAG GCTTGTTGTTGTATTGCAGGACAGGACTTTTGTTTATGATCTAAATAGCACTACTATCTTGGAAGAAATTGAAACAGTACCCAATACAAAAG GTCTATGTGCATTTGCTCCTAATTCAGAAGAGTGTTATTTGGCTTTGCCAGCAAGCACATCCAAAGGATCTGCTTTAGTGTACAAAACATCACAACCTGAATTAATATGTCAG ATAGATGCCCATCAGGCTCCATTAGCTGCAATGGTTTTTTCTTCGAATGGCATGTACCTGGCAACGGCTTCTGAAAAGGGTACTATGGTTAGAGTACATCTGGTCACACAAGCAACCAAG TCACATAGTTTTCGGCGGGGAACATACCCATCGACGATCTATTCACTGGCATTTAGTCCATCTGTTGATCTGCCTGACGTTCTTGTTGCCACAAGTTCATCAGGTTCTTTGCACTTATTTTTCCTCGATGCTGCCAGAAATGGAAG GAGGCAAGCAAACATATTGCTCAGTTCAGTAATTCCTGGATCAGTAACTGATGCTTTGGACCCAGCTAATCATCATGTTATTCACAATGTTGTCCCTGCAGACATCAAGAG CTGTTTGGCTGTACAGAGTGTTGAAAATTCCCAAAATTCTTCCAAACTACCTGCTTTGAA gacTGTAATTTACATTGTAACACAAGATGGATACTTCCGGGAGTATGTGATCGGcacaaccaaatcaaatgaATCTTCATGGTCGTTGGAGCGTGAATTCAATTTTCTGGATGCTGGCTTGAGTGGTCTCAAGCACAATGAGCAGCACACGGACTGA